From the genome of Pseudomonadota bacterium:
GACCGTCGACCTCGAGCAGCGCTACCACGACGCCCTGAGAGAGATGGTGGGCAAGCTGGTGCGCAACAACTTCCGCAGCGCCCCCCCCGCCGAGGAGAGCACCCTCTTCGGTGCGCCGCCCGACGCCGACCCCCTCATCTGGAGCGAGCAGCTGCACGTCTCATACGAGATGCGCGAGCTGCTCGACGACCTGATCTCCGGCCGCACGGCCACACTCGACCTCGCCCAGGAGGCCATTGACGCCTTTGGTCCCGGGCACATCATCCGCAAGCGCACCGGATGGGGAACGCATCGGGGCCGGGTGCGCGAGGGCAACGAAGACGCCCTGATGCTGCTCCAGCAGGCCGTGGTGGCGGGAAACCGCCCCCTGCGTGTCGAGCTCTACGCGGTGGCCGACGGAATGGGCGGGCACGAAGCCGGCGAGATCGCGAGCGAGATCACGCTCAAGTCGATGGCGGTCGAGCTGGTGGGCGGTCTCAACATCACGTCGGCCCGAGACCTGGGGCGCGACATCCTCGACCAGGAGTTCCTCGTCGATCGCATGACCGAGGCCATCGATCAGACCAACCAGACGCTGCGCAAGTACTCGTGGGACGCGCACTCGAAGAGCCGCCGCAAGCCTGGATCGACGCTCGTGTGCGCCCTCGCCCTCGACGCGATCATGATCATCGGGCACGTGGGCGACAGCCGTGCGTACAAGATCGAGCTCGACGGCTCGCTCAAGCGCATCACCCGCGATCACTCCCCCGTGCAGATGCTCGTCGACGCAGGGCGCATCACCCACGAACAGGCCTTCAACCACCCGCACCGACATCAGATCTCGTCGAACATCGGCATCGCGCCGGACATGCTCAAGCGCGACGTGAACGTGCGCATGCTTCGCACCGGCGAGTCGATTCTTCTGTGCAGCGACGGCCTGTGCGACATGATGCTCGATGACGACCTCGAGGAGATCTGCAAGCAGGAACGCGACCCGCGGCGGCTGGCCCGCACACTCGTCGAGACCGCGTGCGAGCTGGGCGGTCACGACAATGTCACGGTGCTCGTGGTCACCCGGGCACCGGGACCGCCCCAGGAAGAGCGCGAATCGCCTGCGAAGACGAACTGACCACGCGGCCCCCGACAGACGCCGCACCTGGTTCACGAAGGAGACGCATGAGCGCCGAGAACGAGACCTCCCCCGCCCCCCCGTCTGACGCAGCCAGCAGCACCGAATCGCCGGCGCCGGCGTCGTGGGAGGCCCTGTCCGGTCTCATGCGCACCGGCGGTGAAGCCCGCCCGGACGCGGCGCCCCCCGCTGAACCCCCGTCGTCGCGGGCGCCAGCCGAGACCGCGGCCGACGCAACGGGCGACGCGGCGTCCGAGAACATGGCTGACAGCGCGAGCGGCAGCGCCACCGTCGAGGTCACAGTCGAGGCGCCCGCCAGGCAGTGGCATCCGGGAAAGCTCAAGCTCGTCATCGAGCAGGGCATGAGCGTGGGCAAGGAGTTCCTCGTCTCCGAGCCCGACATGCTCGTGGGCCGACGCGATCCCGAGCAGGCCGTCATACCGGACATCGATCTCTTCGACCAGGAAGCCCCCAACAACCGATACGTCACGCGGCGTCACGCGCGGCTGTACTTCGCGGGAGGCAGCCTGATGCTCGAAGACCTCGACAGCGCCAACGGAACCGGCCTCAACGGCCAGCTGGTGGCGCCCCATGAGCCGCGCGCGCTCGCCGTGAACGACAAGGTGCACTTCGGCCAGTCGGTGCTCATGCGGCTGAAGACCGTCTGACCTCCCGCCGCGATCAGCGGGTACGGCTCCACGACCGCAGCGCGGCACCCATCAGACCCGCGAGCCCGAGCACCCCGGCGCCAGCGAGCCCGTTCACGATGAGATCCTGGCGTCGTGCCCGCCGAACAGCCTCAGCGT
Proteins encoded in this window:
- a CDS encoding FHA domain-containing protein, which produces MSAENETSPAPPSDAASSTESPAPASWEALSGLMRTGGEARPDAAPPAEPPSSRAPAETAADATGDAASENMADSASGSATVEVTVEAPARQWHPGKLKLVIEQGMSVGKEFLVSEPDMLVGRRDPEQAVIPDIDLFDQEAPNNRYVTRRHARLYFAGGSLMLEDLDSANGTGLNGQLVAPHEPRALAVNDKVHFGQSVLMRLKTV
- a CDS encoding serine/threonine-protein phosphatase yields the protein TVDLEQRYHDALREMVGKLVRNNFRSAPPAEESTLFGAPPDADPLIWSEQLHVSYEMRELLDDLISGRTATLDLAQEAIDAFGPGHIIRKRTGWGTHRGRVREGNEDALMLLQQAVVAGNRPLRVELYAVADGMGGHEAGEIASEITLKSMAVELVGGLNITSARDLGRDILDQEFLVDRMTEAIDQTNQTLRKYSWDAHSKSRRKPGSTLVCALALDAIMIIGHVGDSRAYKIELDGSLKRITRDHSPVQMLVDAGRITHEQAFNHPHRHQISSNIGIAPDMLKRDVNVRMLRTGESILLCSDGLCDMMLDDDLEEICKQERDPRRLARTLVETACELGGHDNVTVLVVTRAPGPPQEERESPAKTN